The following coding sequences are from one Saccharomyces eubayanus strain FM1318 chromosome VII, whole genome shotgun sequence window:
- the RTS3 gene encoding Rts3p — MIVTQKTVNMNREPKFKKAVAKPSRDRQTSVTRAIRPVMARDVHRLSTSSSSTSSSSASGQRRLSREEIINEMEKEQDAIVVRLLREIEALKEENSRLKNQLHHPLPARRSSPSLESESAVFDDDDCSYGYTFDTPTLKFSEVASKRTVLPLTPKDSMTHIAHRPGRSSRNASMSSMTNISDTIFPIETKTNPTPISKRNLSADLSHHTHLPRSLSGGLSPSDWTETGTLLHDRRRRSSNYSIDGSNSLKADLMAKRFQTGSLK; from the coding sequence ATGATCGTCACTCAAAAAACAGTAAATATGAACAGAGAAccaaaattcaagaagGCTGTGGCCAAACCATCAAGAGATAGACAAACCTCTGTTACCAGAGCCATTAGGCCAGTCATGGCACGTGATGTGCACAGATTATCGACGTCATCGTCATCCacctcctcctcttcagCATCAGGGCAAAGGAGGCTTTCGAGGGAAGAGATAATAAACGAGatggaaaaagaacaagacgCTATAGTGGTTAGACTGCTTCGGGAAATTGAGGCTttaaaagaggaaaattctagattgaaaaatcaacTACACCACCCATTGCCAGCAAGAAGATCATCGCCCTCTTTGGAGAGCGAATCGGCTGTTTTCGACGATGATGACTGCAGTTACGGCTACACGTTCGACACTCCAACCCTCAAGTTTTCAGAGGTTGCCTCCAAACGCACCGTGCTTCCTCTAACTCCCAAGGATTCCATGACACACATTGCCCACCGCCCTGGAAGATCAAGCCGGAATGCTTCTATGTCCAGCATGACAAACATCTCAGACACAATCTTCCCCATAGAGACTAAAACCAATCCAACGCCCATATCCAAGAGGAACCTTTCTGCCGATCTCTCTCACCATACCCACCTCCCACGCTCACTTAGTGGCGGCCTTTCTCCCAGCGACTGGACTGAAACGGGCACTTTGCTTCATGATAGAAGAAGGCGTTCTTCCAATTACAGTATCGATGGCTCGAACTCTTTGAAGGCTGATCTCATGGCGAAAAGGTTTCAAACAGGGTCGTTGAAATAA
- the CHO2 gene encoding phosphatidylethanolamine N-methyltransferase, whose amino-acid sequence MSNCNITVSEMVDPVAKDKGSGYSKAKTRSSNVTFRPPVTHDMVRSLFDPTLKKSLLEKCIALAILSNFFICYWSYQRFGIQFTKYFFLLQYMFWRIAYNLGIGLVLHYQSHYETLTNTAKTHAIFSKETPQTQHGSSGFSTNSNAFSEKFWNFIRKFSQYEIRSKMPKEYDLFAYPEEINVWLIFRQFVDLILMQDFVTYITYVYLSIPYNWVQICNWRSLFGVILILFNIWVKLDAHRVVKDYAWYWGDFFFLEESELIFDGVFNISPHPMYSIGYLGYYGLSLICNDYRVLLVSVFGHYSQFLFLKYVENPHIERTYGDDFGSESQVNGRIDDLISKENYDYSRPLINMGFSFNNFNKLRFTDYFTIGTVVALTLGAILNVNSINLNYLFITVFIIKSVSWLFISTILYKQSKTKWFTRLFLENGYTQVHSYEQWQFIYNYYLVLTYTLMTIQTGLQMWSNYSSINNSQIIFGLILVALQTWCDKETRLAISDFGWFYGDFFLSNYISTRKLTSQGIYRYLNNPEAVLGIVGIWGTVLMTNFAVPNIILAVLWTLTNFILVKFIETPHVNKIYGETKRVSGVGKTLLGLKPLKQVSDIVHRIENIIVKSLIDESKKPNSEAELLPKNYRENKDWSALIQDAMDSVATRLSPYCELNIENEVTENNFVSPEPITLNWKLPIELYNEDDWIGLYKVIDTRADREKTKVGSGGHWSATFKTSYMNHGLRHKESITDFKVNEKYVQGKITFDTSLLFFENSIYEFRYHSGNSHKVLLISTPFEISLPVLNTETCELFEKDLTEFLTKVNVLKDGKFYPLGNKFFGMDCLKQLIKISIGVELSTEYIKRVNGDANVISHRAWSIKQTLDSLA is encoded by the coding sequence atgTCCAACTGTAATATTACCGTGTCTGAGATGGTTGATCCTGTGGCAAAAGACAAGGGATCTGGTTACAGTAAGGCTAAAACGCGGTCGAGTAATGTAACATTCAGACCGCCTGTGACCCACGATATGGTGCGTTCGCTTTTTGATCCAACTTTAAAGAAATCTTTACTGGAGAAATGTATTGCACTCGCCAttctatcaaatttttttatttgttacTGGTCTTATCAGAGATTTGGCATCCAGTTTacaaagtatttttttcttttgcaatATATGTTCTGGAGAATAGCCTATAATCTGGGTATTGGTCTTGTGCTACATTACCAGTCCCATTATGAAACTTTAACAAACACTGCTAAAACCCATGCGATTTTTAGTAAGGAGACGCCGCAGACACAACATGGCAGTTCAGGTTTCTCAACAAACTCTAATGCGTTCTCAGAAAAGTTCTGGAATTTTATCAGAAAATTCTCTCAGTATGAGATCAGGTCAAAAATGccaaaagaatatgatTTATTCGCTTATCCAGAAGAAATCAACGTTTGGTTGATTTTCCGTCAATTTGTTGATTTGATCTTGATGCAAGATTTTGTAACTTACATCACTTACGTTTACCTTTCCATCCCATACAACTGGGTTCAAATCTGCAATTGGAGATCTCTATTTGGTGTCATTTTGATCCTATTTAATATTTGGGTCAAATTGGATGCGCATCGTGTTGTTAAGGATTATGCTTGGTACTGGggtgatttcttcttcttagaAGAATCAGAATTAATTTTTGACGGTGTTTTCAATATCTCCCCTCATCCAATGTATTCCATTGGTTATTTGGGTTACTATGGTCTATCGTTGATTTGCAATGACTACAGAGTTCTTTTGGTGTCCGTATTTGGCCATTATTCacaatttctatttttgaagtaCGTAGAGAATCCTCACATAGAAAGAACCTATGGCGATGACTTTGGTTCCGAATCTCAAGTAAACGGTAGAattgatgatttgatttcaaaGGAGAATTACGACTACTCAAGACCACTAATCAACATGGGATTTTCGTTTAACAATTTTAACAAGCTAAGATTTACCGACTATTTCACTATTGGTACTGTAGTGGCGCTCACCTTGGGAGCAATCCTAAATGTAAATTCCATTAATTTGAATTATTTGTTCATTACCGTTTTTATAATAAAATCGGTTTCCTGGCTATTTATCTCCACTATACTGTATAAACAATCTAAGACCAAATGGTTTACAAGATTGTTTTTAGAAAACGGGTACACTCAAGTGCATTCGTATGAACAATGGCAATTCATTTACAATTATTATTTGGTGTTAACATACACACTGATGACAATTCAAACTGGCCTTCAAATGTGGAGTAACTACTCGAGCATAAATAACAGTCAAATAATCTTTGGTTTGATTCTTGTAGCTTTACAAACCTGGTGTGATAAAGAAACTAGGCTAGCCATTTCTGATTTCGGTTGGTTTTATGgtgatttcttcttaaGTAACTACATCTCGACCAGAAAGCTAACTTCCCAAGGTATCTATAGATACTTAAACAACCCTGAAGCAGTTTTGGGAATTGTCGGTATTTGGGGTACCGTGCTGATGACAAATTTTGCTGTACCAAATATAATCTTAGCTGTTTTGTGGACTTTAACAAACTTCATTCTAGTCAAGTTCATTGAAACTCCTCATGTCAATAAAATTTACGGTGAGACTAAACGCGTTAGTGGTGTTGGAAAAACTCTGTTGGGCTTGAAGCCTTTGAAACAAGTTTCAGATATTGTCCATAGAATCGAAAATATCATCGTTAAATCTCTAATCGACGAAAGCAAAAAGCCCAATAGTGAGGCAGAACTCTTACCTAAAAACTATCGAGAAAATAAGGATTGGAGCGCCTTGATCCAAGACGCAATGGACAGCGTTGCGACAAGGTTGAGTCCGTACTGTGAATTGaacattgaaaatgaagtcaCCGAAAATAATTTTGTGTCGCCTGAACCAATAACTTTAAACTGGAAACTGCCTATCGAACTTTATAATGAAGACGATTGGATCGGGCTGTATAAAGTCATCGATACAAGGGCTGACCgtgaaaaaacaaaagttgGTTCAGGTGGTCACTGGAGTGCGACTTTCAAAACCTCATACATGAACCACGGCTTGAGACATAAAGAATCTATCACAGATTTCAAGGTAAATGAAAAGTACGTTCAAGGCAAAATAACATTTGATACATCTTTACtgttctttgaaaatagtaTCTACGAATTTAGGTATCACTCCGGAAACTCCCATAAGGTTCTATTGATTTCTACACCATTTGAAATCTCGTTGCCGGTATTGAACACTGAAACGTGtgaactttttgaaaaggactTAACTGAGTTTTTGACCAAAGTAAATGTTTTGAAGGACGGTAAATTTTATCCTCTAGGCAATAAGTTCTTCGGAATGGACTGCTTGAAACAGTTGATAAAAATCTCGATTGGCGTTGAGCTTTCTACTGAATATATAAAGAGAGTGAACGGTGATGCTAACGTTATCTCGCATAGGGCCTGGAGTATAAAGCAAACGCTTGATAGTCTTGCATGA
- the CYS4 gene encoding cystathionine beta-synthase CYS4 — protein sequence MTKSEQQTDSRHDVIDLVGNTPLIALRKLPKALGIRPQIYAKLELYNPGGSIKDRIAKSMVEEAEASGRIHPSRSTLIEPTSGNTGIGLALVGAIKGYRTIITLPEKMSNEKVSVLKALGAEIIRTPTAAAWDSPESHIGVAKKLEKEIPGAVILDQYNNKMNPEAHYFGTGREIQRQLQDLNLFDNLRAVVAGAGTGGTITGIAKYLKEQDEKIQIVGADPLGSILAVPENLNKTDVTDYKVEGIGYDFIPDVLNRDLIDVWYKTDDKPSFKYARQLISNEGVLVGGSSGSAFAAVINYCEDHPELTEDDVIVAIFPDSIRSYLTKFVDDEWLKKNDLWDDEILTRFDTSKLETSTNTYADVFGDATVKDLHLKPVVSVKETAKVADVIKILKDNGFDQLPVLAEDGKLSGLVTLSELLKKLSINNAASDNTIKGKYLDFKKLNNFNDVSSYNDNKSGKKKFISFHENSKLGDLNRFFEKNSSAVITDGLKPIHIVTKMDLLSYLA from the coding sequence atgactaAATCTGAACAGCAAACTGATTCGAGACATGACGTTATCGACTTGGTCGGTAACACCCCATTGATCGCGCTAAGAAAATTGCCAAAGGCCCTAGGCATTAGACCACAAATCTATGCTAAGCTTGAATTATACAACCCAGGTGGTTCCATCAAGGACAGAATCGCTAAGTCGATGgttgaagaagcagaagctTCCGGCAGAATTCATCCTTCCAGATCTACTCTGATCGAACCTACCTCTGGTAACACCGGTATTGGTCTGGCTTTGGTCGGTGCAATCAAGGGTTACAGAACTATCATCACCTTGCCTGAAAAGATGTCCAACGAAAAAGTTTCTGTTTTGAAGGCCCTTGGCGCTGAAATCATCAGAACTCCAACTGCCGCTGCCTGGGACTCTCCAGAATCCCATATCGGTGTTGCTAAGAAATTGGAGAAGGAAATTCCAGGCGCTGTTATCCTAGACCAATATAACAACAAGATGAACCCAGAGGCTCATTACTTCGGTACAGGTCGTGAAATCCAAAGACAACTACAAGACTTAAACCTTTTCGACAATCTACGTGCTGTCGTTGCCGGTGCCGGTACTGGTGGTACCATCACTGGTATTGCTAAATACTTGAAAGAACAAGACgagaaaattcaaatcgtGGGTGCTGATCCTCTCGGATCCATTTTGGCTGTACCTGAAAATCTAAATAAGACTGACGTCACTGATTATAAAGTCGAAGGTATTGGTTACGATTTCATTCCCGATGTCTTGAATAGAGATTTGATTGACGTCTGGTATAAGACCGACGATAAGCCATCTTTCAAATACGCCAGACAATTAATTTCTAACGAAGGTGTCTTGGTGGGTGGTTCCTCCGGTTCCGCTTTCGCTGCGGTCATCAATTACTGTGAAGACCATCCTGAATTAACTGAAGACGACGTCATTGTCGCCATTTTCCCAGATTCCATTAGATCGTATCTAACCAAGTTTGTTGACGACGAGTGGTTAAAGAAGAACGATTTGTGGGATGATGAAATCTTGACCCGTTTCGATACATCTAAGCTGGAAACTTCTACCAACACATACGCCGATGTCTTCGGTGACGCTACTGTAAAAGATCTACATTTGAAACCTGTCGTTTCCGTCAAGGAGACTGCCAAGGTGGCCGATGTCatcaagattttgaaagacaaTGGCTTTGACCAATTGCCTGTATTGGCCGAAGACGGCAAGTTGTCCGGTTTAGTTACTCTATCTGAGTTGCTTAAGAAACTTTCTATCAACAACGCTGCTAGCGACAACACTATAAAGGGTAAGTACTTGGActtcaagaaattaaacAATTTTAACGATGTTTCCTCTTACAACGACAACAAATCTGGTAAGAAGAAGTTCATCAGCTTTCATGAAAACTCTAAGTTGGGTGACTTGAACcgtttctttgaaaaaaactccTCTGCTGTTATCACTGACGGCTTGAAGCCAATCCATATTGTTACTAAGATGGATCTACTAAGTTACTTAGCATAA
- the NSR1 gene encoding Nsr1p, with product MAKTTKVKGNKKEAKASKQTKEEKAAAVSSSSASSSSSSSSESESDSSSSSSDSESETETKKETKDASSSESSSDEEESKKEESKESSSSDSSSDEEEESNDKKRKSVDAEEEEEEEESNKKQKNEESQEPATIFVGRLSWSIDDEWLKKEFEPVGGVISARVIYERGTDRSRGYGYVDFENQSYAEKAIKEMQGKEIDGRPINCDISTSKPAGNNNNNDRAKKFGDTPSEPSDTLFLGNLSFNADRDTIFEMFAKHGEVVSVRIPTHPETEQPKGFGYVQYSSLDDAKKALDALQGEYIDNRPVRLDYSSPRPNNDGGRGGSRGFGGRGGGRGGNRGFGGSRGGSRGGARGGRGGFRPSGSGANTAPLGRSRNTASFAGSKKTFD from the coding sequence ATGGCTAAGACTACTAAAGTAAAAGGTAACAAGAAGGAAGCTAAGGCTTCCAAGCAGAccaaggaagaaaaggctGCCGCAGtctcttcctcttccgCTTCATCctcctcatcttcatcttcagaatCTGAATCCgattcatcttcatcctcttctGACAGTGAAAGTGAAACTGAAACCAAGAAGGAAACCAAGGATGCCTCCTCTTCTGAATCTTCTTccgacgaagaagaaagtaagaaagaagaatctAAAGAATCTTCCAGCTCTGATTCCTCTtctgacgaagaagaagaatctaACGACAAGAAGCGTAAATCTGTAGacgctgaagaagaagaagaagaagaagaatccaacaagaagcaaaagaacGAAGAATCTCAAGAACCTGCCACTATCTTCGTCGGTAGACTATCATGGTCCATCGATGATGAATGGTTAAAGAAGGAATTCGAACCCGTCGGTGGTGTCATCAGCGCTAGAGTTATCTACGAAAGAGGTACCGACAGATCTCGTGGTTACGGTTACGTTGACTTCGAAAACCAATCTTATGCTGAAAAGGCCATTAAAGAAATGCAAGGTAAAGAAATCGATGGTAGACCAATTAACTGTGACATTTCCACAAGTAAGCCAGCCggtaacaacaacaacaacgatcGTGCCAAGAAGTTCGGTGACACTCCATCTGAACCATCTGACACTTTATTCTTGGGTAACTTGTCCTTCAATGCTGACAGAGATACTATTTTCGAAATGTTCGCTAAGCACGGTGAAGTTGTTTCCGTTCGTATTCCAACACATCCAGAAACCGAACAGCCAAAGGGTTTCGGTTACGTTCAATACTCCAGCTTGGACGACGCCAAGAAGGCTCTAGATGCTTTGCAAGGTGAATACATTGACAACAGACCAGTCAGACTAGACTACTCTTCTCCAAGACCAAACAACGATGGTGGCCGTGGTGGTAGCCGTGGTTTCGGTGGTCGTGGTGGTGGCCGTGGTGGTAACCGTGGTTTCGGTGGCTCCCGTGGTGGCTCCCGTGGTGGTGCTCGTGGTGGCCGTGGTGGTTTCAGACCAAGTGGTTCCGGTGCCAACACTGCTCCATTAGGCAGATCAAGAAACACTGCTTCTTTCGCTGgttcaaagaaaacatttgattaa
- the PTI1 gene encoding cleavage polyadenylation factor subunit PTI1: MTDPRRRTGRHFLTPENLSSTIQITSLPPEWNQDIITSVVAGSGPIIDIKPKNDPRTGKLTGVLFDYLTSKDCKRAWETLNRIENFPVKIEQIIPSNYKEHLKEAASNNNNINNINSQKQVLQLNRDSYPFEAGLELPFEMVTEVPIPRRPPPPQALNNTNSASNNTNIQFPDILSKASKHLPTFQDGSITAPDKISQNLSKIPPLQLIEIISNLKILSNQENIQKSQLESFLNTNNDITISVTQALLEMGFIDYSVVTKVLKSQTSEVPSMLSSNNTSNSNTPMGGIRNNTPLHVSSNDVNNHANNMPVNMGMPMPMATPPFIPPPLQQQPFGFMPPGPFMPPTQGSVPMNQPSLVQQQSINTAEAPSGASKDSSNGTINIAKLQLLPENQQDMIKQVLTLTPVQIQSLPSDQQLMVENFRKEYIL, encoded by the coding sequence aTGACGGAtcccagaagaagaacaggtCGTCACTTCTTGACACCAGAAAATTTATCGTCTACGATACAGATCACAAGCTTACCCCCAGAATGGAACCAAGATATAATTACATCGGTCGTGGCAGGTTCTGGTCCAATTATAGATATAAAACCTAAGAATGATCCGAGAACTGGTAAACTTACCGGTGTGCTGTTCGACTATCTGACTAGTAAAGACTGTAAACGTGCTTGGGAAACTTTAAAtagaattgaaaattttcccGTAAAGATAGAACAAATAATTCCTTCAAACTATAAAGAGCATCTTAAAGAAGCAGcaagtaataataataatatcaataatattaatagTCAAAAGCAAGTGTTACAGCTTAATAGAGACTCTTATCCCTTTGAAGCGGGATTAGAATTGCCATTCGAAATGGTGACAGAGGTCCCTATTCCTAGGCGACCACCACCACCGCAAGCTTTGAACAATACCAATTCCGCTTCAAACAACacaaatattcaatttcCTGATATATTAAGTAAAGCATCCAAACACTTGCCAACTTTCCAAGATGGCTCAATTACTGCTCCAGATAAAATTTCGCAAAATTTAAGCAAAATTCCGCCATTACAACTTATTGAAATCAtatcaaatttgaaaatcctATCTAATCAAGAGAATATCCAGAAATCGCAATTGGAATCCTTCTTGAACACCAACAACGATATCACCATATCTGTGACACAAGCCCTATTGGAAATGGGGTTCATAGATTACAGCGTGGTAACAAAAGTGTTGAAGTCTCAAACTAGTGAGGTTCCATCGATGCTTTCAAGTAACAATACAAGCAATTCAAACACCCCTATGGGCGGAATCAGAAACAATACTCCGCTGCACGTTTCGTCCAATGACGTCAATAACCACGCCAACAATATGCCAGTGAACATGGGTATGCCAATGCCCATGGCAACACCTCCATTTATTCCTCCCCCTTTACAACAGCAGCCGTTTGGCTTTATGCCACCAGGACCGTTCATGCCTCCAACTCAAGGCTCTGTGCCCATGAACCAACCCTCGTTGGTTCAGCAACAAAGTATAAACACTGCAGAAGCGCCATCCGGAGCAAGCAAGGATAGTTCCAATGGAACCATCAATATTGCGAAACTGCAGCTGCTACCCGAAAACCAACAAGACATGATCAAACAAGTTCTTACTTTGACGCCTGTCCAGATCCAAAGTTTACCAAGTGACCAGCAACTTATGGTGGAAAACTTTAGAAAGGAATATATACTCTAA
- the MTR3 gene encoding exosome non-catalytic core subunit MTR3, with amino-acid sequence MNVQDRRRLLGPAAAKPMAFSYTTGGEVEKISTNTPPKYSEGEEVLSLHTGFIENCNGSALVEARNSKHQTSLITAVYGPRSIRGSFTSQGTITIQLKNGLLEKYNTNELKEVGSFLTGIFNSVVNLCRYPKSGIDIFVYLTYDKELQNETFDEKLQSEKLFSQITSLIPHCITSITLALADAGIEIVDIAAAGEANGTVISFIKNGEEIVGLWKDEGDHEDILESVSACKEHYKRYRDLMISCLLEQKNLDAKSA; translated from the coding sequence ATGAATGTTCAAGATAGAAGAAGGTTACTAGGCCCGGCTGCTGCCAAGCCTATGGCATTTAGTTACACTACTGGTGGTGAAGTAGAGAAGATTTCAACGAATACGCCACCCAAATACAGCGAAGGTGAAGAGGTACTTTCTTTACATACGGGATTCATCGAGAATTGTAACGGATCTGCTTTGGTAGAAGCCAGAAACTCAAAGCATCAGACGTCATTAATTACCGCTGTATATGGTCCACGTTCCATTAGAGGTTCTTTCACATCGCAGGGTACTATAACTATTCAACTGAAAAATGGGCTTCTAGAAAAGTACAATACTAACGAACTCAAGGAAGTCGGTAGTTTTCTAACAGGCATATTCAATTCAGTGGTTAACCTGTGTCGTTATCCAAAATCTGGCATTGACATCTTTGTCTATTTAACGTATGATAAAGAActtcaaaatgaaacttttgatgaaaaattacagagcgaaaaattattttccCAAATAACGTCTCTCATACCTCATTGTATTACTAGTATAACACTAGCTTTAGCCGATGCTGGTATTGAAATAGTAGACATAGCGGCTGCTGGGGAGGCCAACGGTACTGTTATATCATTTATTAAAAACGGGGAAGAAATCGTAGGTCTGTGGAAAGACGAAGGTGACCACGAAGATATTTTAGAATCTGTCAGTGCTTGCAAAGAACACTATAAACGTTATAGGGATTTGATGATAAGCTGCCTATTGGAACAGAAAAATCTAGATGCAAAGTCAGCTTAG